GGGCGGACCCGCTGTCCCACGACGCCACGCTGAGCACCGACTTCCAGACCGGCGTCACCGCGAGCGTGTCGCAGTCCAATGTCTCCTTCACAGGCTTCGAGATCGCTGTGAAGGACGGATTCACACTCGACACGGTCCGCCCCTTCAAGCCGTCGAACGGGGCGCGGCCCGGACACTGGTTCTCGCCGGGCGCCGACTACTTCACCGTGCTGAAGAAGGCCCCGAAGGCGCGCATCAGGCTGCTGCTGCGGGTGATGGACTTCCTGGCCGCACCGTTCGGCACCAAGGAGTGGGAGCTCGTCAACTACGGCGCCGAAGGCACCCACTTCACCCGCGGGGACGACGGCAGCCCGGTCCAGACCCAGCTCGCCCTCGACGGCGACAACAAGGACACCCTGGGCATCGCCTTCATCGCGACCGGCCAGCAGGTGCTCTTCATGCCCGCGGGTGTCACCGGCGGCGCCGATGCCGTCGGACGCCGTCACGCCTTCCAGGCCGAGATCGCCGAGATCGGCATCGCCGACCCGTCGGTGGGGCTGCTGTCCAGGACCTGGCTCGCCAAGTACAACGAGCTGCTGCTTCTTAAGGAGGACGCCATCAAGGCGGTCGTCATGGGCCGCAAGCCCCTCTCGTACCTGGACTCCATGGCGAAGGACTGGAAGGCCAGGGGCGGCGACCGGGCCGCCGACGAATTCTCCAAGGCGTATGCCTCGGCCGAGGCATAGCCGCCCGCATCACTCACACAAAGGAGTCTGAGTGAACACCACAGGATCTGCCTCCCCCCGCATCCTCCACGCCCCGACGGCGCTTGCCGTCGCAGGACTGCTGACTGCCGCACTGCTGTGCGCCCCGGCCGCGGACGCGGCCGGGACTTCCTCCACCGCCCTCGTCGACCCCAGCACCCCGGCGGGTGTACGGCCCAATGGCGGCAGCTCGCACGGCACGCTCGTCTTCAGCGACGAGTTCACGGGAACCTCGCTCGACTCCTCGAAGTGGAGCTCCGTCGATGCCCTGCGCCGAACCGGCACGTACTTCGACGCGTACTGGAAGCCGTCCAACGTCAGGGTCAACCCCAACCCGGACTCGGTCAACGGCGGCAATCTGTGGATCTCGCTCTCCCGGCCGGGCGAGGACCAGTACGCCACGGGTGAGATCGAGGGCCGCGGAAAATTCGACTTCACCTACGGAACCGTGGAATGGCGGGCTCAAATGCCGCCCACCGACGACCACTTCGGCGCGCTGTGGCTGATGCCGACCGGCGGCACGGGCGGCGTGGACGGCACGGCGCGTGACGGCGGCGAGTACGACGTCATCGAGAGCACCCAGAAGGCCGACGCGTACGGCAACACCATCCACTACGACGGCTACGGCGCCGACCACAAGGCGTCCTCCGTCAATGTCAGCGCACCTGGCCTGCACAGCGGTTACCACACCTACGCCATCGAGTGGAAACCGGCTCAGATCATCTACCGCTACGACGGCGGCGTGGTCCACACGATCAACGATCCTGCCCTCATCAGCCAGGTGCCCATGTTCCCGGTCATCTCCCACGAGGCCGCCGAATGGGCGGACGGCAGCATCTACGACGCGCCCCTGGACTACCGCTCCAACATGTACGTCGACTACATCCGCGTCTGGCAGTAGCGCACAGTCCCCACACCCCCCGAGGAAATTCCGCACCGGAGGATCCATGCCCAGATCTGCCTCGCCACGCCTGACCCGCATCTCCATCGTCGGCGCGGCCCTCGCCGGCACCCTCGCCGTGGCCGTGCCCGCACCCTCGTACGCCGCCGGACTCGTCACCAACGGCGACTTCGAGCAGGTCGCCGCCGACGGCAGCATCGTCGGCTGGCCGCAGAGCGAGAACCGGGCCAGTGGCCGCGCCACCATCGTGGACGGCGCGGGCCCCGACGGCAGCCGGGCCCTTGCCCTCGACCTCGGCGACCCGGGTGACAAGGCCGCGGTCGGCCAGGACATCCCCATCGCCGACAGCACCACCCTCCAGGCGTACCGGATCACCTTCGACGAACGCGCCGCCGGCCTCTCCGGCTACGGCGGCGACCTGTGGGCCCGCAACTTCGGCCACGACGCCGTCATCGGCCGGATCACCGGCGACACGGGCTGGCGCAGGGCCAACGCCGTGGTCCTCGCCCGGCCCGGCACCAAGGCCGTCAATCTGCTCCTCGCCCTCGAACAGACCACCGGCCGCATGCTCATCGACAACGTCGAGGTCGAGCGCATCGCGGGCAACGCCGTGGGCGCCAACGTGCAGCCCACCGGCGCCGTGCAGCTCACCTGGCACTTCGCCGCGACCGACGGCACCCCGGCCTCGTACGAGGTGCACCGCTCGACCCGCGCGGACTTCATTCCGAGCGAGAGGACACTGATCCGCGAGGTCCCCGGCGCGTGGACCGCGGAGGACGGTTCGGCCCGGCCCGGCCGGCGCTACACCTACAAGGCCGTCGCCCTCGCCGCGGACGGCACGAAGCTGGCCACCACCGGTCCCGAGACCATCACCACGCCCCCGGCCTTCCTGGACGAGCAGCAGACCGATGTGCTGACGGCGACCGAGCACGGCCGGGCGGTCCGCCTCGCGTGGCGGCTCAAGGCCGGAACCAAGGGCCCGGTGACGCTGTACGCGGGCGGCCCCGAAGTCGCCGAGGGCAAGCTCCACAAGGCCCGCAAGGTCGGTACGTACAGCGGCAACACCACCACCGGCGGCACCACGCTGCCGGACAGGGACCGACGCGGCGCCACCGGGTTCGCGGTCGTCGGACGGGGCGGCAAGGTCCTCGCCACCGCGAGCGCCGCGAGCCTGCAGCACCCGCGGATGGGGGTCAGCGACGACAGGCTCGCCGCGATCCGCGCCGCGATCCAGCAGGACGGCACCCCCAAGTCGACGTACGACAGCATCGTGAACCGGGTCGCCAAGGGCCTGCCGGCCTACAACTACCGCCCGGGCGAGGCGCAGGCGTCCTGGGCCCAGGACGCCGCGGTCCTCTACCAGGTCAGCCAGGACCCGGCCTACGCGCAGACCGCGTACGACGCGCTCATCGAGTCCGGCCGGACCATGCCGTACGTCAACGGCACCTCGGCCGCCGGAGCCGCCGCTCTGGAGACCGCCAACGCCGCCGCGCCCCTGGCCGCCGCATACGACTGGGCCTACCAGGGCTGGACACCCGGCCAGCGCGCCGAGGCACAGAGGGTGCTGCAACGCGTCGCCGCCTATCTGGAGGTTTCGTACCACCCGAACTTCGACCTGCCGACCAAGCAGAGCAACTGGACCGCGGTGGTGCGCGGCGCCGAGCTGTCCCTGCGACTCGCGGTGCGCGGCGACGGCCCGTTCGATCTGCAGGAGTACCGCATTGCGCAGTTGATCGACGCGCTCGGCAGGCACCTGGACACCGCCTATTCCGACGCGGGCTGGGACCAGGAGGGCCTGGACTACTTCGGGTACGGACTCGGCGTCGGAGCGCCCGGTGTCGTCGGCTCCATCGACGCCGGGATCGGGGTGCTCAGGGCGAAGTGGCAGCGGCCCGCATTTGCCGGTCTGGTGATGCACAGCGCCTCGGCGCAGCCCGACGGCGCCCGGCTGCAGTGGGGTGTCGCCTCCGCCACCGGTGCCGTGCCCATCGCGGGCCTGATCTTCACCCAGGTACCCGCGGATCAACGGGCGGCGTGGCTGTGGCAGTACGAGAAGACGGTCGGCGGCGGGGGCGGTGCCTACGGCCTGCTGGACTACCCGTACGGGGTGACCCCGCAGGACCCCGACGAGGGCCCGGCGGCCGTTCGTCAGGCGCTGCTCGACGACCACGGCGGCTCGTACCTCTTCCGCAGCCGCTACCAGGACAGGGACGACGTGCTGGTCGGCGCCCAGAACCGCAACGACAACCACATCGGCTGGGGCGGATTCGACACCTTCGCCCTGTCGCTGGTCGGCCAGGACGTGACCTGGGCCAGGCAGCCCGCCAAGGACTACGCCAAGCGCGAGCTGTTCTCCAAGCCGCTGATCGACGGCTTCCCCGAGAAGCGCAGCACGGACAGCATCGCGGGCAAGGGCGAGACCCTGGAGTCCCGGGCATACGCAGGCCAGGGCGGCGGCTTCGTCTCGCTCGACGGCCACCTCAACTACGAGCTGGCCAAGGCCCACCGCGACCTGGCGGTCGACCTGCGCCCGGTCGGCGGAGCGGACTCCGTCATCGCCGTCCACGACGTGTTCGCGGACTCCGCCTCGCACCGCTACGACTGGCAACTGTCCCCCGAGGCCGGCACGGCGATCACCTTCGGTGCGAGCGAGTCGGGCGTGAAGACCTTCCTCTTCAAGAAGGGGGAGGGGTACCTCAAGGGCTGGGTCCTGGCTCCCGACGGAGCCGAACTCTCCACCGACAAGGGAGCGTTCAAGGTCACCCGCAGCGGCACCGGCGCCGACTTCAAGATCGTTCTGGCCGTGGGCAAGGGCACCCCACCCACGGCCACCACGGTCGGCGACGCACTGACGATCGGTGACACCACCTACGACCTCGGCGCTCTCAAGGGCTTCAGCCCGGCCGGGGGCTGACGAAGCTCCGCGGGAGTCACCGATACCTGACGATCGGCGGCTCCCGCGGAATCAGGACCGGGATTCGATCCCCCACGATCCACCGGTCCGTCGTCGGCGGCGGGCCGGTGTCCCCCCACCCCAACACGAGGAGGAAAGTTGCAGATCCTCAACTTCCGGTCAATCCGGCGTCTCGTCCGCATACCCACGCTCATCCGCAGGGCCACGGTCCTCGCGGCCGCCCTGCTGGTGGCCGCGGTGCCCGCCATCAGCACGCCGGCGGCCGCCGCGGCGAGCTTCCCCGTCTTCGTCAACGAACGCGGCGCGAACCGGCCGGCCCTGGAGCAGTACGGCTCGACCCGCTCCACAGTCGTGTACGACGTCTTCGCCTTCACCTGCGACACGGCGGGCTGCTATTCGAACGGCGGGGCGCTCCCGTCCGAGGCCACGTACGAGGCCAAGGTCAAGGAGTACATGGGCGCGAGCCAGTTCGGTGGTGCGGCCACCGCTCCGGTCGTGCTCGACTTCGAGTCGATCGAGCTCACCCAGGTACCGACGGGCCAGGCGGCGACCAACGCGTACAACCTCTGGCGTCAGCTGCTGACCTGGACCCACACCGCCGCCCCACAGGCGCCGGTCTGCCACTACGGCTACGACTGGCTGACCCAGAACCAGAACCTGATCAAGCAGTTGCACACGGACAGCCTGCTCAACTGCTTCGCACCCAGGGCGTACTTCTACGACGGCCAGGCGCTGACCAGCTGGGACAGCAATCTCGACCAGTCCGTCGCCCGCGACCGGGCCATGGCGCCGAGCCACCCGATCTACCCGTACGTCAACCCGACGTCCTTCCAGTCGGAGAGCTATGTGCCCGGCAGCACCTGGGCGCACATGTTCGCCAAGGTGAAGGCAGTGGCGGACGGCGTTGTCATCTGGGAGCCCAGCGTCGAGAACGCCAATGCCTGCGCATGGATCTCACAGCATTCGTACGAGATGGGGGTCATTACCGGCACCAGCAGCAGCGGTCCGTTGAAGGCCACGGCCGCACCACCGAGCGGCAACTGCACAGTGACCCGCGGGACCACCACCACCGTGCCGGTCACCCTCACCAACACCTCCGGCTCCACCACCGCCGCCACCCAGATGCAGAGCTTCGCCGGCACTGCGGGTTTCTCCGGCAGCTGGCAGTACTGGAACGTGCCCTCGCTCGCACCGGGCGCGAGCTGGTCCACGTCCCTGCCCATGGCGATCGCATCGACGCAGACGGCCGGTACGGCGCTGCTGCACATCCGCACCGGCCTCAGCGACACCCGCTGGGCGGTGATCGTCCAATGACCGCAGCCCGGAGCAACCGGATCGAGGCGAAGCCCTGCTGGTAGTTTTTCATCATGCGCACAGCTGTGATGACCGGGTCGCTCGTCCAGGTGTGCCTGGACGAGCCGCCCCGTGTCGCGAGCGTCGGCGTCGGTGTGCACGGAACGGAGAGCCTGCGTGATGTGTTCCGGCTGCCGGATCTGTGGCAACTGCATCTGTACCGGTACGCGGGCGAACTGACCGTCGACGGCGAGGCGCACGAGATCCGGCCGGGGTACGTGAGCCTGACGCCGCCCGGGGCGTTGGTGCGCTACCGCTACCGAGGGCGGTCCGAACATCTCTACGCGCACCTGGAACTTCCGCGGACCGGCGATCGGTTGACCGTACCCGTGATGCAGAGCGCCGGTGCGCAGGCGCCGATGCTGTCCGGCCTGTTGCAACAGGCCGTCGCGGTGGCGCCGCGCAGCCACGCCCGGGCCTCCGCCGAGGTGTGGGCCGCTCTGTGGCGGGTCGCCGCACTCGCGGCGACCCGCGAGGGGGATGCCGAGCGGGCGCACAGCCCGGTCGCCGCGGCCGTCGCCCATGTCGAGGCCAACCTGGCGGGGCCGCTCTCCGTGCCCGAAGTCGCCGAGGCCGCCGGGGTTTCGCACAACCACCTCATCCGGTTGTTCCGGGCGGAGACCGGCGCCACCGTCGTCGCGTACATCCGGCGGCGCAGGATGGAGCAGGCCCGGCACCTGCTGCGCGAGTCGACGCTGTCGATCCCCGCCATCGCGGCCTCGGTCGGCATCGGCGATCTGCAGGCCTTCAACAAGGCGTGCCGGCGCGAACTGGGCGCGTCACCGCGCGCGGTCCGCGCCGGAGGCTGACCTCAGTCGCGGCCGGTGCCGCGGTACAGGTCGAGCTCACCGTCGAGCTCCACGGCCAGCACGGTGGCGTACTCGTCCACATCCGCGTCCGTCGGGGCGTCGATCCACAGGACTCCGGGCACCTCACCCAGGCCGCCGATGATCCGGTGGCCGAGCCCGGTGCCGGGGCCGACCACGCTCACGCGCTTGACCGGGGTCCGCAGACCGCGGAGTGCGATGCTCTCGCGCGGCGTGTCGAAGCAGATCAGATAGAGGGTGCGGCGGTCCGCGGACAGGGTGCTCGGACCGTAGTGGTGCCCCGCGGGGAGCCCCGCCACCGTGCCGTACACGGCGCCGCGGTGCCTGTCGATCCAGCGGCCGAGTCCTTCGAGGCGCTCGACCTGCTCGGCCGGGATCGTGCCGTCCTCCATCGGGCCGACGTCGAGGAGCAGATTGCCGCCCGTGCCGATGGTCTCGGTGAAGTAGCGCACCAACTGGCGCACCGACTTGTGGTTGTTGTCGTGGTGCTGGTAGCCCCAGGAGTCGTTGACCGTCAGACACAGCTCCCACGGCCCGTCGGGGGCCCGCAGCGGCACGCCCTGCTCGGGCGTGGCGTAGTCGCCGTAACTCAGCATCCGTGCGTTGAGGACGGTGTCCGGGTTGCCCGCCAGGATCTCCTCGGACAGCTCCCGCATCTTCCACTGCTGCTCGCTGCGCTCCCACTCGCCGTCGAACCACAGGAGATCCGGACAAAAGCGCTCGACGAGCTCGCCGACCTGGGCATTGCGGTACGCGAGGAAGCGGGCCCAGGCCTCGGGGTCCTCCTTTCCGGGCGCGGCCGAGGCGTAACGGTTGCCGACGACCTCTTCGTTCGGCGGGTCGGTGTGCACCGTGCTCGCGTAGTCGGGGTGGTTCCAGTCCGAGTGCGAGTAGTACAGGCCGACCTTGAGGCCGTGCTCACGCAGCGCTTCCGCGTACCCGGAGAGGAGGTCGCGGCCGGCGGGCGTGTGCCGTACGACGTTCAGGTCGCCGTGTGCTGTGTCCCAGAGGGCGACGCCGTCGTGGTGGCGGGCGGTCAGCACCGCGTACCTGGCGCCCACGCGGGCGAACAGCTCGGCCCAGGCCTTCGGGTCGTACTTGGAGGCGGTGAAGCCGTCGAGCTGCCTCATGTACTGCTCGTGCGGGACCTTTCCGGAGTAGAAGGACCAGGACTCGGGCACGCCGTCGACGGCGTAGATCCCGTAGTGGATGAAGATGCCCAGCTTGGCATCGGAGAACCAGGGTTGCATCGGCATGCCATCAAGCTAGGCGGGGGTGCCCCGTCCGCGCGTGGGGCGCAGTCACCACTGCTGGTCCGTTTTCACCCTGTGGGTGACCGACGAATGATGTGCGAGGCGGTGTCGGCCGATCCGCCCGTGTTGGGTGGGCTGTTGCGGCTCTCTTGTCATCGGCCTTTGCCTGCCCATAAGTTGGGCGCTTGCGACGTGTCCTACTGCCAGTGGGGGAGCCAAGTCATGGCCGCGAACGGACGGCACCGCAGATATCAGCCCAGCCGGCTCAACCGTGCCTCGCTCACGGTCACCGCCGGAGGCGCGGGCATCGCGCTCCCGCTCATCGCCACCGCCTCGGCAGGCGCCGCGTCGACGGATGTCTGGGAGAAGGTAGCCGCCTGCGAGTCCACCGGCAACTGGCACATCAACAGCGGTAACGGCTACTTCGGCGGTCTGCAGTTCACCCGGTCGACGTGGGCGGCGTACGGCGGTACGGTTTACGCCCCGCGCGCCGATCTGGCCACCAAGGACCAGCAGATAGCCATTGCCGAGAAGGTGCTCGAAGGGCAGGGGCCCGGCGCCTGGCCGCACTGCTCGACACGGGCGGGGCTGACCCGGGGCGGGGACGCCCCCGGCATCGAGCCGCAGTCGCAGGGGACCAGCCGGGCGAAGGCGCCCGGGAAGGCCGCCGCGGGGAAGCCGGAGGCGAAGACGAAGCGGACGTCCGCGCCCGCCACGCCGACCACCGTGCCCGGCAAGCGCGATGCGTACACCGTGGCCCGTGGCGACTCGCTCTCCGCGATCGCGGCGACCGAGCGTGTCCGGGGCGGCTGGCAGAACCTGTACGCGGCCAACCGCGAGATCGTGGGGGACGACCCGGATCTCATCCTTCCCGGGCAGCGTCTGAGCCTCGACGTGGCCCGGGCGCCCAAGACGGACTCCAGGACGGGCTCGACGGCGGCAGCGAAGCCGAAGGCGAGGCCGGGTGCGCAGGCCGCCCCGCACCGCAAGGCAGAGCCGAAACATCAGCCCAAGCAGCAGCACAAACAGCACCCGAAGCAGGTCGAGAAGGCCGGGAGCCACAAGCCGGAGCGGGTGGAGAGGCACTCCGGCGGCCTCGTGGCACCGGTCGCGGCGCGCATCGGCACCCCGTACCACCAGGCTGGTGCCTGGGCAAGCGGCTATCACACCGGTGTCGATTTCCCAGTCCCGACGGGCACGTCGGTGAAGGCCGTCGATTCCGGCACGGTCGTCTCGGCGGGCTGGGCGGGGGCGTACGGATACCA
This sequence is a window from Streptomyces sp. NBC_01217. Protein-coding genes within it:
- a CDS encoding glycoside hydrolase family 16 protein, with the translated sequence MNTTGSASPRILHAPTALAVAGLLTAALLCAPAADAAGTSSTALVDPSTPAGVRPNGGSSHGTLVFSDEFTGTSLDSSKWSSVDALRRTGTYFDAYWKPSNVRVNPNPDSVNGGNLWISLSRPGEDQYATGEIEGRGKFDFTYGTVEWRAQMPPTDDHFGALWLMPTGGTGGVDGTARDGGEYDVIESTQKADAYGNTIHYDGYGADHKASSVNVSAPGLHSGYHTYAIEWKPAQIIYRYDGGVVHTINDPALISQVPMFPVISHEAAEWADGSIYDAPLDYRSNMYVDYIRVWQ
- a CDS encoding helix-turn-helix transcriptional regulator; amino-acid sequence: MRTAVMTGSLVQVCLDEPPRVASVGVGVHGTESLRDVFRLPDLWQLHLYRYAGELTVDGEAHEIRPGYVSLTPPGALVRYRYRGRSEHLYAHLELPRTGDRLTVPVMQSAGAQAPMLSGLLQQAVAVAPRSHARASAEVWAALWRVAALAATREGDAERAHSPVAAAVAHVEANLAGPLSVPEVAEAAGVSHNHLIRLFRAETGATVVAYIRRRRMEQARHLLRESTLSIPAIAASVGIGDLQAFNKACRRELGASPRAVRAGG
- a CDS encoding alpha-L-fucosidase, producing MPMQPWFSDAKLGIFIHYGIYAVDGVPESWSFYSGKVPHEQYMRQLDGFTASKYDPKAWAELFARVGARYAVLTARHHDGVALWDTAHGDLNVVRHTPAGRDLLSGYAEALREHGLKVGLYYSHSDWNHPDYASTVHTDPPNEEVVGNRYASAAPGKEDPEAWARFLAYRNAQVGELVERFCPDLLWFDGEWERSEQQWKMRELSEEILAGNPDTVLNARMLSYGDYATPEQGVPLRAPDGPWELCLTVNDSWGYQHHDNNHKSVRQLVRYFTETIGTGGNLLLDVGPMEDGTIPAEQVERLEGLGRWIDRHRGAVYGTVAGLPAGHHYGPSTLSADRRTLYLICFDTPRESIALRGLRTPVKRVSVVGPGTGLGHRIIGGLGEVPGVLWIDAPTDADVDEYATVLAVELDGELDLYRGTGRD
- a CDS encoding transglycosylase family protein → MAANGRHRRYQPSRLNRASLTVTAGGAGIALPLIATASAGAASTDVWEKVAACESTGNWHINSGNGYFGGLQFTRSTWAAYGGTVYAPRADLATKDQQIAIAEKVLEGQGPGAWPHCSTRAGLTRGGDAPGIEPQSQGTSRAKAPGKAAAGKPEAKTKRTSAPATPTTVPGKRDAYTVARGDSLSAIAATERVRGGWQNLYAANREIVGDDPDLILPGQRLSLDVARAPKTDSRTGSTAAAKPKARPGAQAAPHRKAEPKHQPKQQHKQHPKQVEKAGSHKPERVERHSGGLVAPVAARIGTPYHQAGAWASGYHTGVDFPVPTGTSVKAVDSGTVVSAGWAGAYGYQIVIRHSDGKYSQYAHLSAVHVREGRHVAAGQRIARSGSTGNVTGPHLHFEIRTGPGYGSDIDPLAYLRAGGVSV